A part of Halobacillus shinanisalinarum genomic DNA contains:
- a CDS encoding MBL fold metallo-hydrolase encodes MLEEMTEGIYKLVVQFPSGMQEVNCYLIEGERGYTVIDTGTYSEEAKAGWEELLKSGVVIEKVVLTHTHKDHIGLAKWFQREKEVPVYTSTISYGEMKKRCETNVRRNIDHLVKRHGGPGVPEEMADDSFIYAFEPNGFFEKNDKIQLGDDIYETIWTPGHAWDHVCFYNEKKQVMIIGDHLLNHISPVIGLWLGEESDVLQEYYDSLERIKTYRVRVALPGHGEAIDHLVERAEGVRDRHDQRLQEVLDKIQKQWKTAHDICQDVYGTLHIILFLSPFMATLTRLIYLEELGKVERKMHDGKVLFRAC; translated from the coding sequence ATGCTGGAAGAAATGACAGAAGGTATCTACAAACTGGTGGTTCAATTTCCGTCAGGGATGCAAGAAGTGAATTGCTATTTGATCGAAGGTGAGCGAGGTTACACCGTCATTGATACAGGCACCTACTCTGAAGAGGCCAAGGCGGGCTGGGAGGAATTGCTGAAATCAGGGGTGGTGATCGAAAAAGTTGTGTTAACTCATACTCACAAGGATCATATCGGGCTTGCGAAGTGGTTTCAGCGGGAGAAAGAGGTTCCTGTCTATACATCGACGATCAGTTACGGTGAAATGAAGAAGCGCTGTGAGACGAATGTCAGGCGTAATATCGATCATTTAGTCAAACGTCACGGTGGACCTGGTGTTCCAGAGGAAATGGCTGATGATTCGTTTATTTACGCTTTTGAACCCAATGGTTTTTTTGAGAAAAACGATAAGATCCAGTTGGGCGACGATATCTATGAGACGATTTGGACGCCGGGTCATGCTTGGGATCATGTTTGTTTCTACAATGAAAAGAAGCAAGTGATGATTATTGGCGATCACTTGTTAAATCATATTTCCCCTGTGATCGGGCTCTGGCTGGGTGAGGAAAGTGATGTCTTACAGGAGTACTATGATTCTTTGGAGCGAATCAAGACGTATCGCGTTCGTGTTGCACTGCCTGGCCATGGGGAGGCGATCGATCATTTAGTTGAACGAGCAGAGGGAGTCAGGGATAGACATGATCAACGACTTCAGGAAGTGTTGGATAAGATTCAAAAACAATGGAAAACAGCCCATGATATTTGTCAGGATGTGTATGGAACATTACATATTATTTTATTCTTAAGTCCATTTATGGCAACGCTCACCCGGTTAATTTATTTAGAAGAGCTTGGAAAAGTGGAGCGGAAAATGCACGATGGGAAAGTGTTGTTCCGAGCATGTTGA
- a CDS encoding DinB family protein: MNVLKSQYDWIRCTREKLFQYCETITAEDYTCELDQFGWGSIRNLHLHVVECYQSWLGNFGLQKSLTLVTPEQVRNVEDMRGIFEKVDRLVYEFLEEFEGQWSLGITGPVPWQEEEEELSPLWLYTHVVTHEFHHKGQIVSMSRQLGYIPEDTDLIELKNR; the protein is encoded by the coding sequence ATGAATGTTTTGAAATCACAATACGACTGGATTCGGTGTACAAGAGAAAAACTATTCCAATATTGTGAAACGATAACAGCAGAAGATTATACGTGTGAACTTGACCAATTCGGCTGGGGGTCGATACGAAATCTGCATCTACATGTTGTGGAATGTTATCAATCCTGGTTAGGTAACTTTGGTTTGCAAAAAAGTCTTACATTGGTAACACCGGAGCAGGTCAGGAATGTGGAAGACATGAGGGGGATTTTTGAAAAAGTAGACCGGCTTGTTTATGAGTTTCTTGAGGAGTTCGAAGGGCAGTGGAGTCTTGGAATAACAGGTCCTGTTCCATGGCAAGAGGAGGAGGAAGAGCTGTCTCCGCTTTGGCTCTATACTCATGTAGTTACTCATGAATTTCATCACAAAGGGCAAATTGTGTCGATGAGCAGGCAATTAGGTTACATACCAGAAGATACTGATCTTATTGAACTGAAAAATAGATGA
- a CDS encoding anti sigma factor C-terminal domain-containing protein, which yields MSDHDKNRETEANKEELDFVSSPSLQKAVKKAKWKQTIKFFVIGSLSTIIILYALFCGGQYLLQKRIGDHDKVLFSHINGANVFLNGGRYVYGFMNLSVVKHSTVKKHIGDREIIWNRKEIEIPIFGQKGVVNSGRFTEVISFSERFNRRVHYNNFNGEREVDFYYPQLEYDYLPNELEIATSLDENTLAEVALSFDQPYTLKELEDKMGSEHVNWIWVLTTTEKEFEKLSEPDQHYRPYTTLDGPSADGFQVHGDLTSGAKRFLEIVQRLSEEGSYQSAAKEIANGINQESFPNSDDIRVTGAVVSGTPEELEGFQDLEIVRASTIGATTDLY from the coding sequence ATGAGTGATCACGACAAGAATCGGGAAACAGAAGCTAATAAAGAAGAATTAGATTTTGTTTCTAGCCCGTCCTTACAAAAAGCAGTTAAAAAAGCTAAATGGAAGCAAACCATTAAATTTTTTGTAATTGGATCTTTAAGCACTATTATTATACTTTATGCGCTGTTTTGTGGGGGTCAATATCTACTGCAAAAACGTATTGGGGATCATGATAAGGTGTTGTTTAGCCATATAAATGGAGCGAATGTTTTTTTAAATGGTGGAAGGTATGTGTATGGATTCATGAATCTGAGTGTTGTAAAACATAGTACCGTTAAAAAGCACATTGGTGACCGTGAAATAATTTGGAACAGAAAAGAAATAGAGATTCCTATATTTGGTCAAAAAGGTGTTGTCAATAGTGGACGCTTCACTGAAGTCATCTCATTTAGTGAAAGGTTTAATCGGCGTGTTCATTATAATAATTTTAATGGTGAACGAGAAGTTGACTTTTATTATCCACAATTGGAATATGATTATTTACCAAACGAGTTGGAAATAGCAACATCTTTGGACGAAAATACGTTAGCGGAAGTTGCTTTATCATTTGATCAGCCTTATACACTAAAAGAATTAGAGGATAAAATGGGCAGTGAACATGTTAATTGGATATGGGTCCTCACAACGACTGAAAAGGAATTCGAAAAACTCTCTGAGCCTGACCAGCATTATCGACCTTATACGACCTTGGATGGTCCATCTGCTGATGGTTTCCAAGTTCATGGAGATCTTACATCGGGCGCAAAAAGGTTTTTGGAAATTGTACAACGGTTAAGTGAAGAAGGGAGCTACCAGTCAGCTGCCAAGGAGATAGCGAATGGAATTAATCAGGAATCTTTTCCTAATAGTGATGATATCCGGGTAACGGGGGCAGTTGTTTCCGGAACACCGGAAGAGTTAGAAGGGTTTCAGGATCTCGAGATTGTAAGAGCCTCTACAATTGGAGCGACGACGGATCTTTATTAG
- a CDS encoding PTS transporter subunit EIIC, with product MNNRELAIKIAEHLGRKENVASFANCITRLRVNVKDHSKVDKKQIEQLDGVMGVIEDQTIQIVLGPGKVSKVAFEFGDVTGVDGGDTEEDDEDLDLATDTKAAYKAKQTTKVQQMLRHIGNIFIPLIPGFVASGLILGIANLILNLANPEAGVLNPAILESDWYNLLKSIGGLLFGSLGIFVGINTAKEFKGTLVLGGIAGLIIYAPVLSDIGTLQLFGLDLSVSTGLGGLVGVILSAYIFVKIEQFVRRRMPDSLDLLLTPLITLLLGTLVTVVIIQPIAGLIMSGFTWFLVDIMLEVGGIVGGFVLASTFLPLVTVGLHQGLIPVHLELIESVGSTTLLPVLAMGGGGQVGAAVAIYLKTKDKRLRKTIANALPVGVLGIGEPLIYGVSLPLGRPFITACLGAGFGGSFLALTNTGAITVGPSGLSLIPLIADGKYLSYIIGLLISYLGGFALTYLFGFKKEMADKLFDSGKAS from the coding sequence ATGAACAACCGTGAGCTCGCCATAAAAATAGCCGAACACTTGGGTAGAAAAGAAAATGTAGCTAGTTTTGCAAACTGTATAACTCGACTTCGCGTTAATGTAAAAGACCATTCAAAAGTAGATAAAAAACAAATTGAGCAATTGGATGGTGTGATGGGCGTCATCGAGGATCAAACTATCCAAATTGTCCTTGGCCCTGGGAAAGTATCTAAAGTCGCCTTTGAATTTGGTGATGTAACTGGGGTCGATGGTGGAGATACAGAAGAAGATGATGAGGATTTAGATTTAGCCACTGACACTAAAGCAGCCTATAAAGCAAAACAAACCACTAAAGTACAACAGATGTTACGTCACATTGGTAACATCTTCATACCTCTCATCCCTGGTTTTGTGGCTTCCGGTTTAATTTTAGGAATTGCGAACTTAATCTTAAACCTTGCTAATCCTGAGGCAGGTGTACTAAACCCAGCTATTCTAGAGTCTGATTGGTACAATCTATTGAAATCAATTGGTGGATTACTATTTGGTAGTTTAGGTATCTTTGTGGGAATAAACACAGCAAAAGAATTTAAAGGGACACTAGTACTTGGTGGTATTGCTGGACTCATTATTTATGCTCCTGTATTAAGTGATATTGGAACATTGCAATTATTCGGATTAGATTTAAGTGTGAGTACAGGACTTGGTGGTCTAGTGGGCGTTATTCTATCTGCTTACATTTTCGTCAAAATTGAACAGTTCGTTAGGCGTCGCATGCCAGACAGTTTAGACCTGCTTCTCACTCCACTGATTACACTTTTATTAGGAACATTAGTTACTGTAGTCATTATTCAACCGATTGCTGGCTTAATTATGAGTGGATTTACTTGGTTCCTTGTAGATATCATGCTTGAAGTTGGGGGTATTGTTGGAGGATTTGTCTTGGCTTCAACTTTCTTGCCGCTTGTTACTGTTGGACTTCACCAAGGTCTGATTCCTGTTCACCTTGAGTTAATTGAAAGTGTTGGCTCAACGACGTTACTTCCTGTATTAGCCATGGGAGGCGGTGGTCAAGTAGGAGCAGCCGTAGCCATCTACCTCAAAACAAAAGATAAACGGTTACGTAAGACGATCGCTAATGCACTACCTGTTGGAGTCCTAGGTATTGGTGAACCACTAATATATGGGGTCTCACTACCGCTCGGACGTCCATTTATTACAGCATGTTTAGGCGCTGGTTTTGGCGGATCCTTCTTAGCATTAACCAACACTGGTGCGATCACAGTTGGCCCTTCTGGGTTGTCCTTAATTCCACTGATCGCAGATGGAAAGTATCTATCCTACATTATCGGATTGCTTATTTCTTATCTCGGTGGATTTGCCTTAACCTACCTATTTGGATTTAAGAAAGAAATGGCGGACAAGCTATTTGATTCTGGAAAAGCCTCTTAA
- a CDS encoding RNA polymerase sigma factor, whose protein sequence is MNHSDLLKNLNTELNFIYRYLRKLNVSHEDAEDIAQETAYKFLQYFDSIKTPKIRSWLIRVALNFHHDQYRKTSRVKLDLREDQVRTLSKDLPEEILLSYEQRFEIEDVLAKLQPSYRELLLLKYISELKYEEIADMLDMKIGTVKTSSFRARKQFAKLYEEANR, encoded by the coding sequence ATGAATCATTCAGATCTTCTAAAGAACTTAAATACTGAACTGAATTTTATTTATCGGTACCTAAGAAAATTAAATGTTTCTCATGAGGATGCTGAAGACATTGCGCAGGAAACGGCTTATAAGTTTCTTCAATATTTTGATTCAATCAAAACCCCGAAAATTCGAAGTTGGCTAATTCGTGTGGCGTTAAATTTCCATCATGATCAGTATCGCAAGACTAGTAGGGTCAAACTTGATTTGCGGGAAGATCAGGTTAGAACATTATCTAAAGATTTACCAGAGGAAATCCTTTTAAGTTATGAACAACGGTTTGAGATTGAAGATGTATTAGCTAAGCTACAGCCAAGCTACAGAGAATTATTATTACTTAAATACATATCGGAGCTTAAGTACGAGGAGATAGCTGACATGCTTGATATGAAGATAGGTACCGTAAAGACTTCTTCATTTCGAGCTAGAAAACAATTTGCGAAATTGTATGAGGAGGCAAACAGATGA
- a CDS encoding AraC family transcriptional regulator, with the protein MDSLKSMNEAIDYIEEHLLDEINLKEVARRAYCSEYHFKRMFSFLAGVSLSEYIRRRRLTLAAFELKNSQEKVIDLAMKYGYNSPDSFTRAFCNVHGLTPSEARKNGHSLKAYPRMTFQLSIQGGEEMNYRIEEKQPFRIVGRQKKVPIIFQGENPEITAMWKTLSKEAIHKLKEFSNVEPAGLIQASTNFSEGRMEEKGELDHYIGVATTKEAPENFDHLEVPASTWAVFEAAGPFPDTLQNVWGRIYSEWLPSSTYEQTEGPEILWNEHMDVTSPTFTSEIWIPVVKKE; encoded by the coding sequence ATGGATTCGCTAAAGAGTATGAATGAAGCGATCGATTATATCGAAGAACATCTTCTGGACGAGATTAATTTGAAAGAAGTGGCGAGGCGGGCGTATTGTTCTGAATATCATTTTAAGAGAATGTTTTCATTTTTAGCCGGTGTGTCGTTATCGGAATATATACGTCGCCGCCGACTGACACTGGCTGCTTTTGAGCTGAAAAACAGCCAGGAAAAGGTTATCGATCTAGCGATGAAATACGGCTATAACTCGCCGGATTCTTTTACCCGGGCTTTTTGCAATGTTCATGGCCTTACACCATCTGAAGCCAGAAAAAATGGCCATTCTCTTAAAGCTTATCCGCGAATGACCTTTCAATTATCCATTCAAGGAGGAGAAGAAATGAATTATCGAATCGAAGAAAAACAGCCATTTAGGATTGTTGGCAGGCAGAAAAAGGTTCCGATCATTTTTCAGGGAGAGAATCCGGAGATCACAGCGATGTGGAAAACGTTAAGTAAAGAGGCAATTCATAAGCTTAAAGAGTTTTCTAATGTGGAACCTGCCGGATTGATTCAAGCATCGACGAACTTTTCTGAAGGTAGGATGGAGGAAAAAGGCGAGCTTGACCATTATATTGGCGTTGCCACTACGAAGGAAGCACCGGAAAACTTCGATCATCTTGAAGTTCCAGCCTCAACGTGGGCGGTGTTTGAAGCGGCTGGACCGTTCCCTGATACGCTGCAAAACGTATGGGGACGCATTTATTCGGAATGGCTCCCGTCCTCGACTTATGAACAAACAGAGGGGCCTGAAATATTGTGGAACGAGCATATGGATGTAACGTCTCCAACTTTTACAAGTGAAATTTGGATCCCCGTTGTCAAAAAAGAATAG
- a CDS encoding GMC oxidoreductase, producing the protein MGGTTQHYLANSPRAFPSAIDHDWPLSYRELIPYYEKVEAELPVEFAPTTSKEELFYFGANKAGWSLLATLDVNSPGYRPQPNAILPPNSQLLNPSYSEEQLSWMEGCTLAGHCINGCPHGPSVAKIAKRSTNVSYVPSALHTGNVEVRPNTFSYQIITENHSAEKLKAIGVKVRNTWTGEREELFADCIVAAAGAIETPRLWLNSALPVNEWVGRGLVNHQMDMITGIFNEKDLLSILGSTAVNPFVGHTSAARLDYPGLGSIQTIGTSPGLMASFTYALGKSAMKQPEKHSIQQGRVMGEDLIEFMADYKSSLNILISTDDEVDKRNGVSVSAAASDENGPIPSIRYTPTANTLRKKRELVKIASTILRQAGARKVVHSDWPDGMMIHMMSTMRMGYVVDQNCESFQVNRLFIADNSVLNNGLGSANPTLTTQALATRTAEHIYKKYF; encoded by the coding sequence GTGGGAGGTACGACTCAACACTACTTAGCCAATTCGCCCCGTGCCTTTCCCTCTGCCATTGACCATGACTGGCCGCTATCCTACCGCGAACTGATCCCTTATTACGAAAAAGTTGAAGCTGAACTGCCCGTAGAGTTCGCCCCCACTACGTCTAAGGAAGAATTGTTTTACTTTGGAGCGAATAAAGCCGGCTGGAGCCTTCTAGCTACTCTCGATGTTAACTCTCCAGGATACCGCCCTCAGCCTAACGCGATTTTGCCGCCTAATTCACAACTTCTTAATCCATCCTACTCCGAAGAGCAGTTGTCATGGATGGAAGGCTGTACACTTGCAGGCCATTGTATAAATGGCTGTCCGCACGGCCCCTCTGTCGCTAAAATTGCTAAACGTTCCACAAATGTCAGCTATGTACCTTCAGCTTTACATACAGGCAATGTGGAAGTCCGGCCCAATACATTTTCTTATCAAATCATCACTGAAAACCACTCTGCAGAAAAACTAAAGGCAATAGGAGTGAAAGTAAGAAACACATGGACTGGAGAACGAGAAGAATTATTTGCTGATTGTATTGTTGCAGCTGCGGGTGCAATCGAAACTCCCCGTTTGTGGCTTAACTCCGCTCTGCCTGTTAACGAATGGGTAGGTCGCGGGCTTGTGAATCATCAGATGGATATGATCACTGGAATTTTTAACGAAAAAGATCTGCTCTCTATTTTGGGAAGTACTGCGGTTAACCCATTTGTCGGCCATACATCCGCTGCCAGACTAGATTATCCGGGATTAGGATCTATCCAAACGATCGGAACCAGCCCTGGATTAATGGCGAGCTTCACCTATGCGTTAGGTAAATCAGCAATGAAACAGCCGGAAAAACATTCTATTCAACAAGGTCGTGTAATGGGAGAAGATTTAATAGAGTTCATGGCAGATTATAAATCATCCCTTAATATCTTAATTTCTACAGATGATGAAGTTGATAAGAGGAACGGCGTCTCGGTTTCAGCTGCTGCTTCTGACGAAAATGGCCCCATCCCATCAATACGTTATACTCCAACTGCGAACACACTGCGAAAAAAGCGAGAATTAGTGAAAATAGCCTCTACCATTCTCCGTCAAGCTGGAGCAAGAAAAGTGGTCCATTCAGATTGGCCTGATGGGATGATGATCCATATGATGAGCACCATGAGAATGGGGTATGTCGTCGATCAGAACTGTGAATCATTTCAAGTCAACCGCTTATTTATAGCAGACAACAGTGTCCTAAATAATGGGCTGGGAAGTGCAAATCCAACCTTAACCACTCAGGCTTTGGCCACGAGGACTGCTGAGCATATCTATAAGAAATACTTTTGA
- a CDS encoding MFS transporter, with amino-acid sequence MDNTGQGKTAIYVVLFFMSLIMHIQFPIFTPYAVALGATTFFISILLSVSSLANLCGNLIAGPFIDKFGKKQFIVVPLFLSAFIMIAHGFVSNPESLLVLRLFNGFVLAFLTPACFALLSGYAKNSHQQGKNMAVNGLLITVANIVAPLIGGYLVEYADFRGTYLIIGTSLLFTAVTALLYIKEMQPIVLHKKGKGKKSGLLLDKQLLSVYFVGFALMYAQGTLIYELPFLVIEEGLSTSATGKLFSLMGIGTLIVVCMLWINRISAFIRTVFGMLVVGMCFYQMVIPVISLSLSQLLLLTGMGLGVLFPAITTLLTEKVEKDEHGTAFGILSAVFSLGIVASSLVAGAVREVISPYFIAFLVMIISVTCIGLYHYNLNRRSDLQSVSEL; translated from the coding sequence ATGGACAACACAGGGCAAGGTAAGACAGCGATATATGTGGTGCTTTTTTTCATGTCGTTGATTATGCACATACAGTTCCCAATATTCACCCCATATGCAGTGGCACTTGGAGCAACAACTTTTTTTATAAGTATTTTATTGAGCGTTTCTTCACTGGCAAATTTATGTGGCAACTTGATAGCAGGGCCTTTTATTGACAAATTCGGCAAGAAACAGTTTATTGTTGTGCCACTTTTCTTGTCGGCGTTCATAATGATAGCACATGGATTTGTTTCAAATCCTGAAAGTTTACTAGTATTACGATTATTTAATGGTTTTGTTCTCGCTTTTTTGACACCTGCTTGTTTTGCGCTATTGTCAGGTTACGCAAAGAACAGCCATCAACAAGGGAAAAACATGGCTGTTAATGGGCTGCTGATTACAGTTGCAAACATTGTTGCTCCTTTAATCGGAGGCTATTTGGTCGAGTATGCAGACTTTAGAGGCACCTATCTTATTATTGGAACGTCTCTGCTTTTTACAGCAGTCACAGCTCTTTTGTACATAAAAGAAATGCAACCGATCGTTCTTCATAAGAAAGGTAAAGGTAAGAAAAGCGGATTGTTGCTAGATAAACAATTGCTGTCAGTTTATTTTGTCGGTTTTGCTTTAATGTATGCGCAAGGAACCCTTATATATGAGCTGCCCTTTTTAGTGATTGAAGAAGGTTTGTCAACCAGTGCAACAGGTAAGTTATTCAGCTTAATGGGTATAGGGACCTTGATCGTTGTATGCATGCTCTGGATTAACAGAATTTCCGCTTTCATCCGCACAGTATTTGGAATGCTGGTCGTGGGGATGTGCTTTTACCAGATGGTGATTCCGGTCATTTCTCTTTCACTAAGTCAGCTATTACTTTTAACCGGGATGGGTTTAGGTGTGTTGTTTCCTGCCATTACGACTTTACTTACAGAAAAAGTTGAAAAAGATGAACACGGAACAGCGTTTGGGATCCTATCTGCTGTTTTCTCTCTAGGAATTGTCGCTAGCTCGCTTGTTGCCGGTGCTGTTAGAGAAGTGATTTCTCCATATTTTATCGCTTTTCTTGTTATGATCATTTCTGTCACTTGTATTGGGTTGTACCATTATAACTTAAACCGTAGGTCCGACTTACAAAGTGTCAGTGAACTGTAA
- the murQ gene encoding N-acetylmuramic acid 6-phosphate etherase: MINHLTTETRNQNTMKLDDMSTKEFLHVMNKEDQQVPLAVEKEIDSIENAIRLVVDSFNNGGRLIYIGAGTSGRLGILDAVECRPTFGIEFEKVRGIIAGGDHAIIKAVEGAEDKPEDGATDLKELKLTNNDTVIGLAASGRTPYVLGGLQYAKQLGAHTISVACNKKAEISRFADIAIEVVVGPEVITGSTRLKSGTAQKLIVNMISTGAMVGIGKVYENLMVDMQLTNQKLVDRAKNIIALATGVTREQAEEHLKNSLYKPKVAIVMIEKRCSMEEAETSLQSANGFVREAIRT, from the coding sequence ATGATCAATCATCTTACTACTGAAACGCGGAACCAAAATACAATGAAGCTAGACGACATGAGTACAAAAGAATTTTTACACGTTATGAACAAGGAGGATCAACAAGTACCGTTAGCTGTCGAGAAGGAAATTGACTCTATTGAAAATGCAATACGTCTTGTTGTTGACTCATTTAACAATGGAGGACGTCTCATTTATATCGGAGCGGGCACAAGTGGAAGATTAGGAATTCTTGACGCTGTAGAGTGCCGCCCAACATTCGGAATAGAGTTCGAAAAGGTTCGTGGCATAATAGCAGGCGGAGATCACGCGATTATAAAGGCCGTTGAAGGAGCTGAAGACAAACCAGAAGACGGTGCTACAGATTTAAAAGAACTCAAGTTAACAAATAATGATACGGTAATTGGCCTAGCTGCGAGTGGCCGCACCCCATATGTATTAGGTGGTTTACAGTATGCCAAACAATTAGGCGCACACACCATTTCTGTCGCGTGCAACAAAAAAGCAGAGATCAGCCGGTTTGCAGATATAGCCATTGAAGTCGTGGTGGGTCCTGAAGTGATCACGGGTTCGACCCGCCTGAAGTCTGGTACGGCTCAAAAACTTATCGTCAATATGATTTCGACAGGCGCCATGGTCGGAATCGGAAAAGTATATGAAAACTTAATGGTGGATATGCAGTTAACAAATCAAAAGTTAGTAGACAGAGCGAAAAACATAATTGCGTTAGCGACTGGCGTTACTCGTGAGCAAGCAGAAGAACACTTGAAAAATTCGCTCTATAAGCCTAAAGTTGCCATCGTTATGATTGAAAAGCGATGTAGCATGGAAGAAGCAGAAACAAGTTTACAATCTGCCAATGGATTTGTTCGCGAAGCTATTAGGACATAG
- a CDS encoding phosphoglycerate dehydrogenase: MSTLTIDKLNTIKTLNNIAERGLDVFDKVNYTIDNESEAPDAIVLRSYNMHDMKFDKNLKAIARAGAGVNNIPVEDCTERGIVVFNTPGANANAVKEIVLTSLMALSRNLFSGVSWAETLKGKGEEIPSLVETGKKQFIGKEIKGKTLGVIGLGAIGSLVANDALDLDMDVIGFDPFISVNTAWNLSRNVQRAMSMKELFAHSDYITVHVPLTKDTSDIFNKETFNMMKQGVNILNFSRGGLVNEEDMAAALESGKVGKYVTDFPNENVLEMENAIPLPHLGASTKESEENCAIMAARQVEEFLETGNIKNSVNFPNASLPYTGKRRVTAYHHNVPNMVGQITSALSNYNLNIADMVNRSREDYAYTMIDIDNEVNGSTIPDLKENINQIEGIVSVRII, translated from the coding sequence ATGAGCACACTAACGATAGACAAATTGAACACAATAAAAACATTAAATAACATTGCTGAACGTGGCTTAGATGTATTCGACAAGGTGAACTATACAATAGATAATGAAAGTGAGGCTCCTGATGCCATTGTGCTTCGCAGTTATAACATGCATGATATGAAGTTTGACAAAAATCTAAAAGCAATCGCAAGGGCAGGCGCGGGCGTCAATAATATTCCAGTCGAAGATTGTACAGAACGTGGAATTGTCGTGTTTAATACACCTGGTGCGAATGCGAATGCCGTAAAAGAAATTGTATTGACTTCATTAATGGCTTTATCTCGTAACCTTTTTTCCGGGGTGTCCTGGGCAGAGACATTAAAAGGAAAAGGAGAAGAGATTCCGAGTCTTGTAGAAACGGGAAAGAAACAATTTATCGGAAAAGAAATTAAAGGAAAAACACTAGGTGTGATCGGTTTGGGAGCGATCGGATCACTAGTGGCAAATGATGCACTAGACCTCGATATGGATGTCATCGGGTTTGATCCATTTATTTCTGTGAATACAGCCTGGAACCTCTCTCGCAATGTGCAACGTGCTATGTCGATGAAGGAGCTGTTTGCCCATTCTGATTACATTACAGTACACGTTCCGTTAACAAAGGATACAAGCGACATATTCAATAAAGAAACATTTAACATGATGAAACAGGGTGTGAACATTTTAAACTTTTCTCGCGGTGGACTGGTGAACGAAGAAGATATGGCTGCTGCCCTTGAAAGTGGTAAGGTTGGTAAGTATGTAACAGACTTTCCGAATGAAAATGTGTTGGAAATGGAAAATGCCATTCCACTTCCTCATCTTGGTGCTTCCACGAAAGAGTCAGAGGAAAATTGTGCGATTATGGCTGCTCGCCAAGTGGAGGAGTTTCTGGAAACAGGGAACATCAAAAATTCAGTGAATTTCCCGAATGCTTCTCTTCCTTATACAGGGAAGCGTCGTGTGACAGCTTACCATCATAATGTTCCAAACATGGTGGGCCAAATCACATCTGCTTTATCAAATTACAACTTGAATATCGCTGACATGGTGAACAGAAGTCGAGAAGATTATGCCTATACCATGATTGATATTGATAATGAAGTAAACGGCAGTACTATTCCTGACTTAAAAGAGAACATTAATCAGATCGAAGGGATCGTTTCTGTCCGGATTATTTAA